One window from the genome of Hyalangium ruber encodes:
- a CDS encoding MXAN_5187 C-terminal domain-containing protein produces the protein MPPEPKPTANAKSSAGAKSALGGNDSGEKKSNSELALKECDEIEEELAALRVTYEQYFLGNERFPPVRAHEDLKKRLIRLKGGLVRNTAAKFRMNSLHTKFLTYERLWQRTLMEIESGTYKRDLFKAKRRAQKSTGEGKRKGAIELEELGDDDLMEVEDIVPNEPVPVKPAARGGFVPQPVDDTPTFRPVAATPVPVIPTVPVVPTVAPAVSGTPFRGTAAVPSVPSVPSVPTVSPMAGTPARGTSAPPPSKAAPTIPPGGTPAKGVPTIPPGGTPAKGVPTIPPGGTPARGSPSVAGTPARGVPSFGAPSQSTSGIAAALESLTDEPLTPARPTSSAPSRPGAPAAARPGTAPGATSGISKPGVSGVSKPAAPAATASRPPPSSGSSGGLSDDKLKQVYDAYVTAKRRNQEDTSKMSYETVAANLRKQVPELLKQHNAKSVEFKVVIKDGKATLKAVPK, from the coding sequence ATGCCGCCGGAGCCAAAACCGACAGCCAACGCCAAGTCCTCCGCCGGAGCCAAGTCCGCTCTGGGTGGCAACGACTCGGGTGAGAAGAAGTCCAACAGCGAGCTGGCCCTCAAGGAGTGCGATGAAATCGAGGAGGAGCTGGCGGCCCTGCGGGTGACGTACGAACAGTACTTCCTCGGCAACGAGCGGTTTCCCCCCGTGCGCGCGCACGAGGACCTCAAGAAGCGGCTCATCCGGTTGAAGGGCGGGCTGGTGCGCAACACCGCGGCGAAGTTCCGTATGAACTCGCTGCACACCAAGTTCCTCACCTACGAGCGGCTGTGGCAGCGCACCTTGATGGAGATCGAGTCGGGCACCTACAAGCGCGACCTCTTCAAGGCCAAGCGCCGCGCCCAGAAGTCCACCGGCGAGGGCAAGCGCAAGGGCGCCATCGAGCTGGAGGAGCTGGGCGACGATGACCTGATGGAAGTGGAGGACATCGTCCCCAACGAGCCGGTGCCGGTGAAGCCCGCCGCGCGCGGTGGCTTCGTGCCGCAGCCGGTGGACGACACGCCGACGTTCCGCCCCGTGGCGGCGACGCCGGTGCCCGTGATTCCCACCGTGCCGGTGGTGCCCACCGTGGCGCCCGCGGTCAGTGGCACGCCGTTCCGTGGCACGGCCGCGGTGCCCTCCGTGCCCTCGGTTCCTTCCGTGCCGACCGTGTCTCCCATGGCTGGGACTCCGGCGCGGGGGACCTCGGCGCCGCCGCCCTCGAAGGCTGCGCCGACGATTCCTCCGGGTGGCACGCCCGCGAAGGGTGTGCCGACGATTCCTCCGGGCGGCACGCCCGCGAAGGGTGTACCGACGATTCCTCCGGGCGGTACGCCCGCTCGGGGCTCGCCCTCGGTGGCGGGGACGCCCGCGCGGGGTGTGCCTTCCTTTGGCGCGCCCTCGCAGAGCACCTCCGGCATCGCCGCGGCGCTCGAGAGCCTCACGGATGAGCCGCTGACGCCCGCGCGTCCCACGTCCTCTGCGCCCTCGCGCCCCGGGGCTCCGGCGGCCGCGCGTCCGGGCACGGCTCCGGGGGCGACCTCGGGCATCTCCAAGCCGGGCGTGTCGGGGGTCTCCAAGCCCGCGGCTCCGGCGGCCACCGCGTCCAGGCCTCCGCCGAGCTCGGGCTCCAGCGGTGGGCTCTCGGACGACAAGCTCAAGCAGGTGTACGACGCCTACGTCACCGCCAAGCGCCGCAACCAGGAGGACACCTCGAAGATGTCCTACGAGACGGTGGCGGCCAACTTGCGCAAGCAGGTGCCGGAGCTGCTCAAGCAGCACAACGCCAAGTCGGTCGAGTTCAAGGTCGTCATCAAGGACGGCAAGGCCACGCTCAAGGCCGTGCCGAAGTAG
- the hemL gene encoding glutamate-1-semialdehyde 2,1-aminomutase: protein MNHSQSKALFARAQERIPGGVNSPVRAFRGVGGDPVFFREAAGAWMTDVDGNRYVDLVGSWGPLILGHAYPPIVEAVIDAARRGTSYGAPAPGEVELAELICATVPSVEKVRLVSSGTEATVAAIRVARGFTGRDFILKFEGCFHGAGDPFLVKAGSGVETLGLPDSPGVPAALAKLTLTAPFNDLAAVERIFAEKGKEIACAIIEPVVGNMGVLIPKQGYLQGLQELCRKHGVLLVLDEVMTGFRLARGGAQELYGLKPDLTTFAKVVGGGLPLGAYGGRRDIMAKVAPEGPVYQSGTLSGNPVAVAAGLACLKALAAPGTYARLEQVSRMLEDGLVAEAKEAKVPLTVNRVGSMITAFFTDSPVYDYTSAKKADTARFGKFFHTMLHEGVYLPPSQFEAAFVSLAIGEPEVAHILAAARKAFRALGQV from the coding sequence ATGAACCACTCCCAGAGCAAGGCCCTCTTCGCGCGTGCGCAGGAGCGCATCCCGGGCGGGGTGAACTCGCCGGTGCGCGCCTTCCGCGGCGTGGGCGGCGACCCCGTCTTCTTCCGCGAGGCGGCGGGCGCGTGGATGACGGACGTGGACGGCAACCGGTACGTGGACCTGGTGGGAAGCTGGGGTCCGCTCATCCTCGGCCACGCCTACCCTCCCATCGTCGAGGCGGTCATCGACGCGGCCCGGCGCGGCACCTCCTATGGTGCCCCGGCCCCGGGCGAGGTGGAGCTGGCGGAGCTCATCTGCGCCACCGTACCGAGCGTGGAGAAGGTGCGCCTGGTCTCCAGCGGCACCGAGGCCACGGTGGCGGCCATCCGCGTGGCGCGCGGCTTCACGGGCCGCGACTTCATCCTCAAGTTCGAGGGCTGCTTCCACGGGGCGGGAGACCCGTTCCTGGTGAAGGCGGGCAGCGGCGTGGAGACGCTGGGCCTGCCGGACTCGCCGGGCGTGCCGGCGGCGCTGGCGAAGCTCACCCTCACCGCGCCCTTCAATGACCTGGCGGCGGTGGAGCGCATCTTCGCGGAGAAGGGCAAGGAGATCGCCTGCGCCATCATCGAGCCGGTGGTGGGCAACATGGGCGTGCTCATCCCCAAGCAGGGCTACCTGCAGGGGCTCCAGGAGCTGTGCCGCAAGCACGGCGTGCTGCTGGTGCTGGACGAGGTGATGACGGGCTTCCGGCTGGCGCGTGGCGGAGCGCAGGAGCTGTACGGGCTGAAGCCGGACCTGACGACATTCGCCAAGGTGGTGGGCGGCGGCCTGCCGCTGGGCGCGTACGGCGGGCGGCGCGACATCATGGCGAAGGTGGCGCCGGAGGGCCCGGTGTACCAGTCGGGCACGCTGTCGGGGAACCCGGTGGCGGTGGCGGCGGGGCTGGCCTGCCTCAAGGCGCTGGCGGCGCCGGGCACCTACGCGCGGCTGGAGCAGGTGAGCCGCATGCTGGAGGACGGGCTGGTGGCGGAGGCGAAGGAAGCGAAGGTGCCGCTGACCGTCAACCGCGTGGGCAGCATGATTACGGCCTTCTTCACCGACAGCCCGGTGTACGACTACACGAGCGCGAAGAAGGCGGACACGGCGCGCTTCGGCAAGTTCTTCCACACCATGCTGCACGAGGGCGTGTACCTGCCGCCGAGCCAGTTCGAGGCGGCGTTCGTCTCTCTGGCGATCGGCGAGCCGGAGGTGGCGCACATCCTCGCCGCGGCCCGAAAGGCCTTCCGCGCGCTTGGCCAGGTCTGA
- the lspA gene encoding signal peptidase II — MPRKYVILLVITLVLIVLDQWSKFAVVGSLTRQFDGKVTLGERLGAMYGEPPPLGPDGRHFASRKEPVEVINGYLRLRYEENPGAAWGMFRNLSPNVRGPLFHLVSIGAVILIGYYFTKLSGTDPKERWALFGLCLVLGGALGNYIDRVARGFVVDFIQAHWKDQAYWPSFNVADMAICVGVGLLILDAFVRKEEKPAEPAKA; from the coding sequence GTGCCGCGCAAATACGTCATCCTCCTCGTCATCACCCTGGTCCTCATCGTCTTGGATCAGTGGAGCAAGTTCGCCGTCGTCGGCTCGCTCACGCGGCAGTTCGACGGCAAGGTCACGCTCGGCGAGCGCCTGGGCGCCATGTATGGCGAGCCGCCTCCGCTGGGGCCCGATGGCCGGCACTTCGCCTCGCGCAAGGAGCCCGTCGAGGTCATCAACGGCTACCTGCGCCTGCGCTACGAGGAGAACCCCGGCGCCGCCTGGGGCATGTTCCGCAACCTGTCGCCCAACGTGCGCGGCCCCCTGTTCCACCTGGTGAGCATCGGGGCGGTCATCCTCATCGGCTACTACTTCACCAAGCTCTCCGGCACCGACCCCAAGGAGCGCTGGGCGCTGTTCGGCCTGTGCCTGGTGCTCGGCGGCGCGCTGGGCAACTACATCGACCGGGTCGCCCGCGGCTTCGTGGTGGACTTCATCCAGGCGCATTGGAAGGACCAGGCCTACTGGCCCTCCTTCAACGTGGCGGACATGGCCATCTGCGTGGGCGTGGGCCTGCTCATCCTCGACGCCTTCGTGCGCAAGGAGGAGAAGCCCGCCGAGCCCGCCAAGGCGTGA
- a CDS encoding KdsC family phosphatase yields the protein MNQDLESLKARVSQLSVMIFDIDGTLTDGRIFWVPNSGWTQMYSVRDGMGIKRLQEVGIEVAAISGGDSLSAQMRMQSLGLRHVHFGSQDKVAHFERLLEILKVSADRCGYMGDEVVDLPLLKAVGFSAAPPESPDEVRSQVHYVAQKPAGFGAAREVCEFILRHRQKA from the coding sequence ATGAACCAGGACCTCGAGTCGCTCAAGGCCCGGGTGAGCCAGCTGTCGGTGATGATCTTCGACATCGACGGCACGCTCACGGACGGGCGCATCTTCTGGGTGCCCAACTCCGGCTGGACGCAGATGTACAGCGTGCGCGACGGCATGGGCATCAAGCGGCTGCAGGAGGTGGGCATCGAGGTGGCGGCCATCTCCGGCGGCGACAGCCTCTCGGCGCAGATGCGCATGCAGTCGCTGGGCTTGCGCCACGTCCACTTCGGCAGCCAGGACAAGGTGGCGCACTTCGAGCGGCTGCTGGAGATATTGAAGGTGTCCGCCGACCGGTGCGGCTACATGGGGGATGAGGTGGTGGACCTGCCGCTGCTCAAGGCGGTGGGGTTCTCCGCGGCGCCTCCGGAGTCTCCGGACGAGGTGCGCTCGCAGGTCCACTACGTGGCGCAGAAGCCGGCGGGGTTCGGCGCGGCGCGCGAGGTGTGCGAGTTCATCCTGCGCCACCGTCAGAAGGCCTGA
- a CDS encoding DUF6929 family protein, giving the protein MIRTTLRRTLTLDAPEASGRPAHVSAASGLVAVGPWLYVVADDSMHLTVFPREGSAPGRSVRLFPGELPLEPRARKAAKPDLEALCLLGPFAGHPHGALLTLPSGSTAARHRGAVLPLAADGTLAGAAHEVDFTEVYTHLSREVGPINIEGAAVSGGFLRLLQRGNGDQGTDALVDLDRERVLRCLETGQGLGAATIRMVRRWELGRAGGVRLTFTDASPLPDGRLVFTAAAEDTRDSYEDGPVAGSAVGVLGPDGAPLFLDAVDAKVKLEGVSARVEGGRVHVLLVADADEPAIAAPLFEAVLEGVPG; this is encoded by the coding sequence ATGATTCGCACCACCCTGCGCCGCACCCTCACCCTGGACGCTCCCGAGGCCTCGGGGCGCCCCGCCCATGTCTCGGCGGCCAGCGGGCTCGTGGCCGTGGGCCCGTGGCTCTACGTCGTCGCGGACGACTCGATGCACCTGACCGTCTTCCCGCGTGAAGGGAGCGCTCCCGGGCGCTCGGTGCGACTCTTTCCGGGCGAGCTGCCCCTGGAGCCCAGGGCCCGCAAGGCGGCCAAGCCCGACCTGGAGGCGCTCTGTCTGTTAGGGCCCTTCGCGGGCCACCCTCACGGCGCGCTGCTGACGCTGCCCTCGGGCTCCACGGCCGCGCGGCACCGCGGCGCCGTGCTCCCCCTGGCGGCCGACGGCACGCTGGCGGGCGCGGCGCACGAGGTGGACTTCACCGAGGTGTACACCCACCTGTCGCGCGAGGTGGGGCCGATCAACATCGAGGGCGCGGCGGTGTCCGGCGGGTTCCTGCGGCTGCTCCAGCGCGGCAACGGAGACCAGGGCACGGACGCGCTGGTGGACCTGGACCGGGAGCGAGTCCTGCGCTGCCTGGAGACCGGCCAGGGGCTGGGCGCGGCCACCATCCGCATGGTGCGACGCTGGGAGCTGGGGCGGGCCGGCGGCGTGCGCCTGACGTTCACGGACGCCTCCCCCCTGCCGGATGGGCGCCTGGTGTTCACCGCCGCCGCCGAGGACACACGCGATTCCTACGAGGATGGGCCCGTGGCCGGCTCGGCGGTGGGCGTGCTGGGGCCGGATGGCGCTCCGCTGTTCCTCGACGCGGTGGACGCGAAGGTGAAGCTGGAGGGCGTGAGCGCGCGGGTGGAAGGGGGCCGCGTACACGTGCTGCTGGTGGCCGACGCGGACGAGCCGGCCATCGCCGCGCCGCTCTTCGAGGCGGTGCTGGAGGGCGTGCCGGGCTGA
- the lgt gene encoding prolipoprotein diacylglyceryl transferase translates to MLPILIRFTFESLWSQLLLYAVALGVVGYIAYNGWRGAEKPADRPQRALLYGGVGAALAWFGLQYAMPPGTFPGAKGEGIPVHTYGVLLATGFLCAANVAARLAQQEWRKVEWVDGKGFVDTEGPKRREQILDLGFWVLVGGLVGSRVLYILVNWTDEYSGNWSKIFSLGGGLVFYGGLIGAAVAAYVFARTRGMDFLRLADLALPTVSLGQALGRLGCFSAGCCWGGTSGHSALGVRFPGSGVAKDLFGRLTGTGSTAFSSQATDSRYVVEATGEVLHHAAPGAVRISEWVTQHGTTLPVHPTQLIESLGQVVLFVALLYLRRARRFHGQIFSLWLMAYAVLRSTVELFRGDTERGTLHGLLADKAPSLAHWVPLEAWYNISTSQFISMCMFTFGATLLYQRSKRVSEAAGLGPTPSAA, encoded by the coding sequence ATGCTCCCCATCCTCATCCGCTTCACCTTCGAGTCCCTGTGGTCGCAGCTGCTCCTGTACGCCGTGGCGTTGGGGGTAGTGGGCTACATCGCCTACAACGGCTGGCGCGGCGCGGAGAAGCCGGCGGACCGGCCGCAGCGCGCCCTGCTCTATGGGGGCGTGGGCGCGGCGCTGGCCTGGTTCGGCCTCCAGTACGCCATGCCCCCGGGCACCTTCCCAGGCGCCAAGGGCGAGGGCATCCCCGTCCACACCTATGGCGTGCTGCTGGCCACCGGCTTCCTGTGCGCGGCCAACGTGGCGGCGCGGCTGGCCCAGCAGGAGTGGCGCAAGGTGGAGTGGGTGGACGGCAAGGGCTTCGTGGACACCGAGGGTCCCAAGCGGCGCGAGCAGATCCTCGACCTGGGCTTCTGGGTGCTCGTGGGCGGACTGGTCGGCAGCCGCGTGCTCTACATCCTCGTCAACTGGACGGATGAGTACTCCGGCAACTGGTCGAAGATCTTCTCGCTGGGTGGAGGCCTGGTCTTCTACGGCGGCCTCATCGGCGCGGCCGTGGCCGCCTACGTCTTCGCCCGCACGCGCGGCATGGACTTCCTGCGGCTGGCGGACCTGGCCCTGCCCACCGTGTCGCTGGGGCAGGCGCTGGGGCGGCTGGGCTGCTTCTCGGCCGGGTGCTGCTGGGGCGGTACCTCGGGGCACTCGGCCCTGGGCGTGCGCTTCCCCGGCTCCGGCGTGGCGAAGGACCTCTTCGGGCGGCTCACCGGCACCGGCAGCACCGCCTTCAGCTCCCAGGCGACCGACTCGCGCTATGTCGTCGAGGCCACCGGCGAGGTGCTCCACCACGCGGCCCCCGGGGCGGTACGCATCTCCGAGTGGGTGACGCAGCACGGCACGACCCTGCCGGTCCACCCCACCCAGCTCATCGAGTCGCTGGGGCAGGTGGTCCTCTTCGTGGCCCTGCTGTACCTGCGCCGCGCCCGGCGCTTCCACGGGCAGATCTTCTCCCTGTGGCTCATGGCCTACGCGGTGCTGCGCTCCACGGTGGAGCTGTTCCGGGGGGACACCGAGCGCGGCACCCTGCATGGGCTGCTCGCCGACAAGGCGCCTTCCCTCGCACACTGGGTGCCGTTGGAGGCCTGGTACAACATCTCCACCAGCCAGTTCATCTCGATGTGTATGTTCACTTTCGGTGCAACGCTGCTGTATCAGCGAAGCAAGCGAGTGAGCGAGGCAGCCGGCCTGGGCCCCACGCCGAGCGCTGCCTGA
- a CDS encoding tetratricopeptide repeat protein, translating into MKRWVLACTVLGLLAGCRETPADHLQRARDAVFEKRPDEALVEYRKAFDQLRRDETAQALVLRARALKGAADVYWLEQRKVKEAVSVYKELIQQCPESPEALEARIILAELLRVHYRDLRGAIDQLTAALQRNPPQGAELHYQVAKIYFELGDFAQCELEARKLAERFATSVYVDDALFLQAQAIHMMEGRRQEASKAYADLRTRFPDSELAAHALVEMGKLKADAGDNEKAIELWVDALKAHPDPTLVQDYITRARRRITSTTPEGIGQRAMAFDRPQPPARPPRNSIEAVGGSAEEAARDHGD; encoded by the coding sequence GTGAAGCGCTGGGTGCTCGCGTGTACCGTGCTGGGGCTGCTGGCCGGCTGCCGTGAGACGCCGGCTGACCACCTGCAGCGCGCGCGGGATGCCGTGTTCGAGAAGCGCCCGGACGAGGCGCTCGTCGAGTACCGCAAGGCCTTCGACCAGCTTCGCCGGGACGAGACGGCCCAGGCCCTGGTGCTGCGCGCCCGCGCCCTGAAGGGCGCCGCGGACGTGTACTGGCTCGAGCAGCGCAAGGTGAAGGAGGCCGTGAGCGTCTACAAGGAGCTCATCCAGCAGTGCCCTGAGTCTCCCGAGGCGCTCGAGGCGCGCATCATCCTCGCCGAGCTGCTGCGGGTGCATTACCGCGACTTGCGCGGCGCCATCGACCAGCTCACCGCCGCGCTCCAGCGCAACCCGCCCCAGGGCGCCGAGCTGCACTACCAGGTGGCGAAGATCTACTTCGAGCTGGGGGACTTCGCGCAGTGCGAGCTGGAGGCGCGCAAGCTGGCCGAGCGCTTCGCCACCAGCGTCTACGTGGATGACGCCCTGTTCCTCCAGGCCCAGGCCATCCACATGATGGAGGGCCGGCGCCAGGAGGCCTCGAAGGCCTACGCGGACCTGCGCACCCGCTTCCCGGACTCGGAGCTGGCCGCGCACGCCCTGGTGGAGATGGGCAAGCTGAAGGCCGACGCGGGTGACAACGAGAAGGCCATCGAGCTCTGGGTGGATGCGCTCAAGGCCCATCCGGACCCCACGCTGGTGCAGGACTACATCACCCGGGCGCGCCGCCGCATCACCAGCACCACCCCCGAGGGCATTGGCCAGCGCGCCATGGCCTTCGACCGGCCCCAGCCGCCGGCACGACCTCCGCGCAACTCGATCGAGGCCGTGGGTGGCAGCGCCGAGGAAGCCGCGCGAGACCACGGGGACTGA
- the lspA gene encoding signal peptidase II — translation MKNSLRILVLVALSTLAADQATKYLAVARLTDALDGRTGLSRVAGFFSEKNLDNHPAPGEGRYYASRPYRFIEDYWHFRYVENPGAAWGMFANLPDTARKVFFHVVSLAALAFIFAMYVRLEPGQRLVRVALSLVAGGALGNFMDRLARGYVIDFIDWHWRNQPGMRWPTFNVADAAICVGVALMLLDSLRVRRSEPAPAPLAQSPNP, via the coding sequence ACCCTGGCCGCGGATCAGGCAACCAAGTACCTGGCCGTGGCCCGGCTGACGGACGCGCTGGATGGGCGCACCGGCCTGTCCCGGGTGGCGGGCTTCTTCTCCGAGAAGAACCTGGACAACCACCCCGCGCCGGGCGAGGGGCGCTACTACGCCAGCCGCCCCTATCGCTTCATCGAGGACTACTGGCACTTCCGCTACGTGGAGAACCCCGGCGCTGCCTGGGGCATGTTCGCCAACCTGCCGGACACGGCGCGCAAGGTCTTCTTCCACGTGGTGAGCCTGGCGGCCCTGGCCTTCATCTTCGCCATGTACGTGCGGCTGGAGCCCGGCCAGCGCCTGGTGCGCGTGGCGCTGTCGCTCGTGGCGGGCGGCGCGCTGGGCAACTTCATGGACCGGCTGGCGCGCGGCTACGTCATCGACTTCATCGACTGGCACTGGCGCAACCAGCCCGGCATGCGCTGGCCCACCTTCAATGTGGCCGACGCCGCCATTTGCGTGGGCGTGGCGCTGATGCTGCTGGACTCGCTGCGCGTGCGCCGTTCCGAGCCGGCGCCGGCTCCGCTGGCCCAGAGTCCCAATCCGTGA